The Setaria viridis chromosome 2, Setaria_viridis_v4.0, whole genome shotgun sequence DNA window CAGTGAAATGCATAGACAGCATCACACCACCAGCTGCCCCAAGGAGGGTCAGAGTTGAGGCATCCATTTTACTTAGATCCATCCCCGGGAACGGAGACATGAGTGACATGGTGCCTGAAAAATATAGAGATTTAGGTTCTTCATCGAAGGATACATTTATGTTGATGACAAGTCAAACATAGCCCCTTGTAACAGGGAAACCAATGACATTATACAATATGATACTGCACAAATATTTGATTGAGCCCAGGTTTAGTACACCCCCATTTGAAATGCACTTTGCGCACTTACAAAGTTTGTAAAAAAGAAACATATACTTTGTTACAAATGTTAGAAATGCACTTTTTTAAGAGGGTATAGGTGACCTCAAGCTCAGCCTGGCTACACAGTCTACTGAACAAGCGATCAATCACATGTTTTGCAGGCACAATTTGAATTTAGTTAGAGCTGTATTTTGGCTTCAAAATTTAAATTAATCCGGCTACCATTCTTTCTGTAACTAGATTTTGTCTAGTGAAGACCAAGCACAGAACTAGAAAAAGATCTAGAGACAGATGCATTAATGAATCCCATGGTAGCTAAACAAGGATATATACGGCCAATGCATAAAGCTATAAATGTTTATAGAGAAGGACAAATCAGAGCTTCACTTTAGAATAGGTACAGGGTATTGTGTGACTATAATAGCTGTGTCCTGATCTTGTGTTTCCTCCATTGGATATCTAATCTTATTAAAAATAGCGTGATTCTTTAGAGAAAATCTACAGCCTGAATTCTCATCAGCACGAACACTAGCACCAGCAGGAGCAGAAGAGAAATTAGCACTACTGTTCAAGATCTGATATTGGAAGGTCCTCCTAGCCCTGCCCTAAACCTAAGTGCTAAATCAAAAATCAGATGAGTGTTGGAAGCAACATCATACAGGCCAATTCACAATCAGTAGGGGAATCAGGCACTCAGCCACTCCTCTCAGGACAGATCTAGAAAAAGGAGGAGGTGGTGTCAGATTCAGGGCCCTAAAGCTGCCGCACGACAATATGGAGCAAGGAGGAGCTAACAGTAGGGTACGAAGGAGGCAAGAGAAAGACGCAACTATGGAAAGAACCACTGCATGCCAGGCAAGGCTGTGAACAATGGCAGTGCCATACAGTATGTGTGGTTGTATTTTACATATATTTCAAGTAATTAGGTGGTATGAATCTGAAATTAGCTTCTGGCCTAATAGTTTGTTTACTTAACTCCGGCGTGCAGTAAGAAGGCTATTTCCTAAACAGTTAAATGGAGGCTTGGTAAAGGAAACTAAAGAATCAAGAAATTTTAGGGAACATGTTCGGTCAAAGTAACTTAACTTTTTTTACAAGAAAACAAATAGCATTATACCTCTATGCATCACCAGCTAATGACTTCACACTATCCGCTCAACTAAAATGGGGGTAATTAAGGCACACTGTTTAGTTGGAAAATAAGGAAGCCACCTATTATGTGCAGAGTGCTATAACTTAAAAATTACTGTTTAGAACAAGGATTGCATTCATCAGAGATGGTTTCCAGAATGAAAGGAGAAGTACCATACAGCTATGACATTTTTCTAAACAGCTTTTGCAGGCTGCTTATCACAATATCAGCATAAGCCTTTCATATATGCACAAGACAGAAGACAGCAAGGACTATACTGAGAGTATTCCACTCGACCAAAACCTCAGCCTCTGCTCAACAACCATCATCAAGAATTCTGCCTTGGACTTATCAATAAGCAGAGTGAGCTATTACATCTAGAAAATTGCATGATGAGATATTCTGTTCTTTGTTCAGCTCACTTGCACAAAAAGGGTTCATGCCGGTTGAAGAGTAAACAGATACTATATTCATAAATCAGAATCTGGTAACAATTCCAGACGAGAATTGGTACTCAGGGCCACATGATACACCAATTCTAACCGCAATCCTACATCAGGCAACAAATTTGTTGGGGGACTGGTTGACGAAACAGCCATGAGGATCCAAAGAGTAGTGGTTCGCAGGCGAATCACTCCTAGAATACTACTGCAGTCAGTCAGTAACTAAGGTAGCAAAAGGTACTTAGGTAGGATGGAACTTGGCCACTCGAAGGTCAGTAGCTGACTATTCCTCTCCTCTGCCTCTACcatcctccctcccccctctcccCAAATCTACGCACTGcccggacggcgccggcgcaccCGTGCGTCAATCAACTACCCATCCTACCAATCGCGGAGGAGCGTCGCCCGCGCCGGAGGCCGGACCAAAACCCCCCGCGGAGAAACCACAGGGCGATCGAGCCAGCCATCCCAACCAAGGAGTCCGTCGGCACACGGGGAAGACGACGCGCGCGTCCATCGCCGAGGAAAGCGAGGGAGATCTCACCTGTCCGGAGCAGCGCAGCCTGCGCGCGGGGTCGTTGgagtcgccgctgccgccgtcggaTGAGCTCGCCTCGCGACGCAGGGAGGCCACTCGGTTCCTTCCGCCCGCGCCGGTATAAAGGCGAGACGACAGAGTCGGGACTCGCGGCTCGTGATTCGCGTGGCAACTTGGCAAGTCAGCTCAGCATAGGTTTCGGTCCACttagaccttgtttagttgttaACTTTTGAGTGTCAAAATTATTGTAGCGACAttgtagcgtttcatttgtatttgtaaattattgtccaaatattgactaattaggcttaaaagattcatcttgcaaagtacaataaaactgtacaattagtttttgatttcgtctacgtataatactccatacatgtaccgcaagtttgatgtgacgggaaatttttttttgcatggtgCCAAAGTTGTATTTGAAGGTGAACTAAACAAAGCCTTAACAAATGATGCGGCTGCAGGTGGGCCCTCTGATTTCGAGAGGGGTGCGATCTGGCCTTCTGGTAGCACCCGCGCGCggctccgccatcgccgccgacgcccgGCCCCGGCGGTCGCGAGCCGCGAGACAGGTGCGCAGGCTCGGGTTCAATGCCCACCACCGGCCGATCTCCGTCGGCACATGGGTCTGAGCCTGACGGACCGCCCACAAGAAAACGACTGAGcgctaaggaaaaaaaaatgcctGCCTGGCCAGGTCATGTTCTAGAAACGGACGTTTTTCTTCTTCGTCTGACGCGTATGGTTACGTATGGTTTCGGAAGATCGGATTTGGGGGGTTCTCGGACGCCCCGACTGACTGCATCCTGATTCGGATTTGGGTTTCCGCCGGACCTCCTCCACAGACTGCACAGCCCATTAGTTCTTGGAAGCCCATGTGCCAAAAGGGCCCAACAGTATGGGCCGAGCCCACGTGATCGTGTTTGTTTTTCACTAACGAATCGTCCTAGCAAAGAAATAACGAATCCCtctcaaaaacaaaaagaatcGGACAAGGTTTTGCCTGGACGCGCGTTGCCGACTGTTGTTAGCCAGTCGCCGAGTCGAACAAAACAGCCGGCTCGGACTCCGGTCACCCCGTCCTTAAAAGCAATCGAACCCGCACGCAATCAAGAAGACATCACGTCGATCCCAAGTATCGCCAGCGCTCGAGTTCTCCCGGTGCTTACTCGAGCTTCTCACCACTCGCCCGGCGATCgatggcgccaccgccgcgcatGGCCGCCGCGCAAGCCACCAGTCGCTCCAAGGGGGACTCCCTCCTCGTCACCGCCGTCTACAGCGCCGCCGACACCTCCCGCGTCGACGTCAAGCTCGTGGACGTGGCCTCCGGCGCCATCGTCGACCAGCTGGACGGACAGCGCACCGGCCacctcgccgcggccggcggcctcaTCTGCCTCGTGCgaaccggcggcgcggcgggcgtccGCGTGTTCAacccggccaccggcgccgtGACCGACATCCCCGCAGGCACCACGACGGTGGAAGGCAGTAACCAGACCTCGTCGGCGGCATACGTGTTTGGCCAGGTCCCCGCAACCGGAGAATACAAGGTTCTCCGGATCAACACAGCCCGCGGCAGCCATGGCGAGCCCAAGCAATCATGCGAGATCCTCACTCTCCGCGCCCGCGGACAGAGCTGGAGGCCGGCGCAGGGCCCTCCGGCGGCCGTGAACACGACGATCCCCCGGCAGAGGGCGGTCGCCCAAGGGTTCGCCCACTTCTTGACGACTTCTTCCGACATGGGCGAGTACGACGGCATCGCCTCGTTCGACCTGGCGAAAGAGACGTGGAGGCCGAGCCTCCTCCGAGGCCCGCTCCCCTCTAGAAGCCGCAACTGCTGCCACTCCAACCTGAGCCTGGTCGAGCTCAACGGCTGCCCCGTCTTCGTGCACCATGACTACCTCTCCTGCTGCATCGACATGTGGCTGCTAACGGACTTGGAGAAGGGGAACTGGTTGAGGATACAGTCTCTGCCTCTAGGATCGATCCTGCGCGGCTGGGGTGAGCCCGCCAAGGGCCAGCCGGCTCCATTGATACCGGTTTCACGGCTTCCACGAGAGATCTTTGCGCAGCCATTGATGGTGTTGGACGACGGGAGGATCGCCTTCTGGGTGGCAGTTCCGAATGGCTCGGTGAGGGTGTATGATCCGAAGGCGCGCAGATGCAAGGAGGTGGTGGATATGGGGAGAACTTGTACTGTTGTTGGGTTGTGCAAGGGGAGCCAACAGTTGGGGTGCACGAAGTAGGTCAAGGAGAGTGAAAGTGCTACGATGTGTTTGTTGGTTTGATGTAATTCAGAATAATgcattttatttctcttttgtTTTACACGTTTTAAAAATTGCCGCGAGACCACATCAAAAGTTTATATATGCACCATTACGCTTCCTCCGTTTTTGCCTTGTTTCTCCGTATACGACCGTGCCACCATATGCACTGACCAAGAAAAGTACTAATTCTATGTAAAATCTGATTTAATACAATCCATACCTCTATAAAATAATATGATACGATAAACTTCTCTTCTACTTTTAAAACATTTATTAAGTAACAGAAGTGAGTCGTAATAATTAAAcctttgataattttaatggaCAAACATTATGAACTCATGAGGTCATGGACAAATATAGCAGAAGAGAGATCTTGATGTATTTTGTTGATCTTAACCCTAAACCGCCAATAAATACATTTCTATTTCATTTTCAGTATCTATTTTGCGCCGTCTTATCTTGATCGGGCCGTCCAAACGCGGGCATTGCAGCTACAGAGCCTCATCCCGAGCGCGGCTTCTCCCTGTCCTCCCGCGCAGTGCTCCAGCTAGCGGCCGGCGACACGCTGATGCGCAGGCCACGGCCCACCCCAGGCGCCCCCGCACCTCCAACGCTGCtgccgcgtcctcctccaggCCACCCTCCTCTCCTGCTGCAGAAAACGGGAGCCACCGTTGATCCGCAGCACGTCGGCGTACCACTGGATGAAGCGCTCCGGCTCCATCCAGGTCGCCAACGCGTACGCCTTCGATGGTGACGGTGACGCCGCCGCAGGCTGCTCCAAAGCAGCGGCGCTGTGCGGTCGGCCCTGGCCAAGCTCGCTAAAACTGGGCGACGCGCGCGCCATCATCACAAGCGGGGCGGGCGTGCCGCGTGCGTGTGCTGCTGCTGGGGACCGTGCCTTGTGCAGGCGACGCACGTGCGCGTGCTGCACTGGTGGCCAGCGAAGAAGTATGCGCCCGCGCCGTCGAGTTGGTTCTCTCTTGGCAGTTCGGTACTCATGACTCCTGCAGCAAGTAAAGTCAGCTCCTCTCCCTGCTCAATTTTTCCCCTGCACACCAAGTGTTTGTGTTATGTCCTACCTGCCAAGCTTGCATTTTCTTTGGCTGTAGACACTCATTCGTGAGTGTTGAGGCCAGTTTcctatattaaaaaaaacttgcatTTTCTTGGTTACAAAGAGTGGCTGGCGATACCTATATAAAACAACAACAGAAAAGAGTGTCTGCCCGTACAGAATAAGTATCTCAATTTATCATCCGGTTATTGACACCAACATCTCAGTTATTGTTCATACTTCACAGGTCGGTACTAAATTatcatttttttatctttttgcaGCAGTACATTGTTTCAACATGTATCACCTGCTTCTTGCGAGCAGCTTCTTTCTGGTGGTGAAGAAATGGACTTATATCAATACAACCATTGCGTTTCTCAACTgagttgtaagttgtaactccAAGGTTAGTTCGAAACACTTAACTTCACCAGCAAATTTAGTTTGTTCCAATCACAGTGACAAGTTCATAAGGGTTCAAAAATTTTAAGTACGAACTCATAAAAGAAACTGTCAGTTAACTTCTCTTTAACCCATTGGTACTGGTTTTCTTTAGTCCTCCATCTTCTAAACCCCATTGATACTGATTATCTTTAGATACAGCAGGGTTAAATTCTCCTCAAACCCATTGATacaaaaaaaatagtttagaTACAGGAGGGAGAAGGATGATTTTCAGATTAAAAGGTGGAGGGCCTATTCTTAGTGTACCATTAAAAATGATAGATGCCACCGTGCTTCAAGCCAAGAAATGGAGAAGAAGCTATCTGAGAATAACCATTATTCATGGTGCAAATGGCACGCCAGATGATTGCTCATGACAGTATTCTTCGAAGACCTATATATTTCAAACTAAGTTACAGGGGGCTCAGCAAAGCACGCCTACCGTACCAAGTATAATATATGGCGTGTTCCTCATTGGTGTAGTGACCTGTTTCTGATCTATCGGTCCATCGTCGTCTCCATCATAATACCATTGCCATTTTCAGGGTATGCCATAGTGGGTGCTCAGTCACCATTGTTTATATTATTGTTATTGTGACAGTAGGACGGCTCGGGTGTGTTTGAGCGATGTTCCTGAGGGCACACTCTGCAGCTATTCCTTCAGATTTTGTGCATTGGCAATGCCACAAGGATACACAAATCTCTTTGAGGTCTAAGAGGTGCTCCATTCCGACAGGCCTGCAACCTTCCCATTTAAGCAATGCCATACTGGTTTCTAGCTCAAGCCGTCGCAGGTTGGGCATGGCTCCTGCCAAAAACATCAGGACCTGCAGAGCCATTCTCCGTTGGCACTTGAACTGAAAATTTACAAGAGTTGGGAACAAAAATCTTGTGCCGCCACGTATGGTGATCTTTTCTTTAGGGACTTGCTGGATCTGGAATTGGAGGTGCATGAGTGAGGCCGTTCCCAAGGACACCAATGTCGTCCTCCATCACCtcccactactggaaaactcggCATTCGTCCCAaggtttagtaccggttgattttTGAcgcggtactaatgtgagcattatcaccgggtctaacggctagttccccaggagcTCCCGTGACCCTCTTTAGTgtgttggaggcttcaaccgttactaaaggtcacccatttgtaccgggtggagcctccacctggtactaatgtgcctgagggcctttagtaccaggtggaggctccacccggtactaacttccctcctgtAAATCAggtgtcttcctcctcctgcccgagccatttcctctagctcgggcttcatccattcatagcGAAATGGGGGAGGTGTTGccagatttttgaccatttcatgcggatttcactcattcaagtgttctaaagcttagaaacttcatcctcccatgatacatggttagtatactaagttttatgctttagagctagagtaatttgtgattttagaataaggtacaatggagaaatttttcatttatatgcatgtgttatttagagctcatatttgtgatttttagaataagctacaattttttggatgctatgtttcttattagtcaaagaaattgatatgaggttagaggaataatttcatagtttagtcctttacaaatatgagctaaataaattatggagaaaatataatttattcatattttagtcatttgtaaatatgagcgagataaattgtggtacatagagataataagatgaaatagaggtatgtaattagttatttttagaataagctacaatggagaagtttttcattttatgtttgagctaaataaattctagggaaaaatataatttgttcatagtttagtcatttgcaaatatgagctaaataaattgtggtacatagagatggctactgctgctgcatgtagtggcaatggtgggggcgatcgtcgttcctctcgcggcaaggggaaaatcatagttggccctcatgataagccaaagaaaatgaatacgtgggagagagcaatacttcgttatttggaaagatgtcataAAAATGTTGTTGGCGGGTTACGAACctccttgttat harbors:
- the LOC140222009 gene encoding uncharacterized protein produces the protein MAPPPRMAAAQATSRSKGDSLLVTAVYSAADTSRVDVKLVDVASGAIVDQLDGQRTGHLAAAGGLICLVRTGGAAGVRVFNPATGAVTDIPAGTTTVEGSNQTSSAAYVFGQVPATGEYKVLRINTARGSHGEPKQSCEILTLRARGQSWRPAQGPPAAVNTTIPRQRAVAQGFAHFLTTSSDMGEYDGIASFDLAKETWRPSLLRGPLPSRSRNCCHSNLSLVELNGCPVFVHHDYLSCCIDMWLLTDLEKGNWLRIQSLPLGSILRGWGEPAKGQPAPLIPVSRLPREIFAQPLMVLDDGRIAFWVAVPNGSVRVYDPKARRCKEVVDMGRTCTVVGLCKGSQQLGCTK